One genomic window of Haloferax mediterranei ATCC 33500 includes the following:
- a CDS encoding alpha/beta hydrolase, whose protein sequence is MNLVAHAVPSADGTRLRVWERTPEGADEAVLFLHGGMTSSQALLAPPVPDDDSYSWLHRAAEHGQAVFAVDIRGYGESERPPEMRVPPEEHGPPVRASDAAMDVEAAYEFVRERFGAVHLVGISWGTMTGGTFVTESAPELESLVLCAPVYVPPYDFEEGLAGLGLEPDLDAYYKEEKSTVMKRQGMEETTPLFEAVWETQVASNQGVEGEDAYIAQTGALADVRAGCNGNPVYDAGVIEVPTLVVRGSADPVARRDDALTLYDELGGDETQYLEIGGGTHFMMHGPHRQALYDSVYDFQQRI, encoded by the coding sequence ATGAATTTGGTAGCACACGCCGTGCCATCAGCAGATGGGACCCGACTTCGAGTCTGGGAGCGTACTCCAGAGGGTGCGGACGAAGCCGTACTGTTCCTTCACGGGGGTATGACCTCGTCACAGGCGCTTCTTGCGCCACCCGTCCCGGACGACGATTCGTACTCGTGGTTGCATCGTGCGGCCGAGCACGGACAGGCCGTTTTCGCGGTCGACATCCGTGGCTACGGCGAAAGTGAGCGACCACCGGAAATGCGGGTCCCTCCCGAGGAACACGGGCCGCCGGTTCGAGCGAGCGACGCGGCGATGGATGTCGAAGCGGCCTACGAGTTCGTCCGCGAACGATTCGGCGCGGTCCACCTCGTCGGTATCTCGTGGGGGACGATGACCGGCGGCACGTTCGTTACGGAGTCGGCCCCCGAACTCGAATCGCTCGTCCTGTGTGCGCCCGTGTACGTTCCACCGTACGACTTCGAAGAGGGGCTTGCCGGACTCGGTCTCGAACCCGACCTCGACGCGTACTACAAAGAGGAGAAATCGACGGTGATGAAACGACAGGGGATGGAAGAGACGACACCCCTGTTCGAGGCAGTCTGGGAAACACAGGTCGCCTCGAATCAGGGCGTCGAGGGAGAAGACGCGTACATCGCGCAGACGGGGGCACTGGCCGACGTTCGAGCCGGGTGTAACGGAAACCCGGTGTACGACGCGGGGGTTATCGAGGTTCCGACGCTCGTCGTCCGCGGCAGCGCCGACCCAGTCGCACGCCGGGACGACGCGCTCACGCTGTACGACGAACTCGGCGGCGACGAGACTCAGTATCTCGAAATCGGCGGTGGCACCCACTTTATGATGCACGGTCCGCACAGACAGGCGTTGTACGACTCGGTCTACGACTTCCAACAGCGCATCTGA
- a CDS encoding long-chain-fatty-acid--CoA ligase: protein MHRELLATEFLDRARRYYGEMDAVVTTAGDRVTYDELGDRVDRLAAALQTRGVEKGDRVAVIDPNTRYHLESAYATLQIGAVHTPLNYRLTPNELDYIVNDCGAKAIVADYEYTEKIDAIRDEIPTEVFVTTDADAVAGASTAGAWEDFDTVVADTDPDTYDRPSMDEADIAAINYTSGTTGNPKGVVMSHRAEAIHTYTSVAHQEIRDDDVYLWTLPMFHANGWGHIFSLTGMGATHVCTRGVGPADIFETIVEADVSYLCAAPTVMNMLVDYYREHEPETLGDNPLRIASGGAAPPEATIRTLEDEFGWHFKQMYGLTETGPLIVSSDFRRFYDDDSDSRFAIKKKTGIGFMGCEVAVVDEDGEMVPRDGESIGEVVVRGNQILEAYWDKPKETEKAFNDRIKGWFHTGDLATVDERGFLTIQDRKKDIIISGGENISSLELEDVLHDHPAVSEVAIVPTPSERWGESPKAFVLPTTGDAQNPGVTETELESFMRESLAGYKVVKEVEFVESLPTTATGKIQKFELRKREWQAEDRMVGEG from the coding sequence ATGCACAGAGAACTACTTGCAACCGAGTTCCTCGACCGGGCACGGAGGTACTACGGTGAGATGGACGCCGTGGTGACGACTGCCGGAGACCGAGTAACGTACGACGAACTCGGTGACCGAGTCGACCGACTCGCTGCGGCGTTGCAAACCCGTGGTGTCGAGAAGGGGGACCGCGTCGCGGTCATCGACCCCAACACGCGGTACCACCTCGAATCGGCGTATGCGACGCTTCAAATCGGGGCGGTTCACACCCCATTGAACTACCGACTGACGCCGAACGAACTCGACTACATTGTCAACGATTGCGGAGCAAAAGCCATCGTCGCCGACTACGAGTACACAGAGAAGATAGACGCCATCCGCGACGAGATTCCGACCGAGGTGTTCGTCACCACCGACGCCGACGCGGTCGCAGGCGCTTCGACGGCGGGCGCGTGGGAGGATTTCGACACGGTCGTCGCCGACACCGACCCGGACACGTACGACCGACCAAGTATGGACGAAGCCGATATCGCGGCCATCAACTACACCTCAGGGACGACGGGGAACCCGAAGGGCGTGGTGATGTCACACCGGGCGGAGGCCATCCACACCTACACCTCCGTCGCCCATCAGGAGATTCGCGACGACGACGTGTACCTCTGGACGCTTCCGATGTTCCACGCGAACGGGTGGGGGCATATCTTCTCTCTTACGGGAATGGGTGCGACTCACGTCTGTACCCGCGGTGTCGGCCCTGCCGATATCTTCGAGACAATCGTCGAAGCGGACGTTTCGTACCTCTGTGCCGCGCCGACGGTGATGAACATGCTCGTCGACTACTACCGAGAACACGAACCGGAGACGCTCGGCGACAACCCACTACGTATCGCATCCGGTGGTGCCGCCCCGCCGGAGGCGACGATACGGACGCTCGAAGACGAGTTCGGGTGGCACTTCAAGCAGATGTACGGTCTCACCGAGACGGGACCGCTCATCGTGTCGTCCGACTTCCGTCGCTTCTACGACGACGACAGCGACTCTCGGTTCGCCATCAAGAAGAAGACGGGAATCGGTTTCATGGGGTGTGAAGTCGCGGTCGTCGACGAAGACGGCGAGATGGTGCCCCGCGATGGGGAGTCCATCGGCGAGGTTGTCGTTCGCGGCAACCAGATTCTCGAAGCGTATTGGGACAAGCCCAAAGAGACGGAGAAAGCCTTCAACGACCGTATCAAGGGGTGGTTCCATACGGGCGACCTCGCAACGGTCGACGAACGGGGCTTCCTCACGATTCAAGACCGCAAGAAGGACATCATCATCTCCGGCGGCGAGAACATCTCCAGTCTCGAACTCGAAGACGTTCTGCACGACCACCCGGCCGTCTCGGAAGTCGCAATCGTCCCGACACCGAGCGAAAGGTGGGGCGAGTCACCGAAGGCGTTCGTCCTTCCGACCACCGGCGATGCACAGAACCCCGGCGTCACCGAAACCGAATTGGAGTCGTTCATGCGCGAGTCGCTCGCCGGCTACAAAGTGGTCAAAGAAGTCGAGTTCGTCGAATCGTTGCCCACGACGGCGACTGGAAAAATCCAGAAGTTCGAACTCCGAAAGCGCGAATGGCAGGCCGAAGACCGGATGGTCGGTGAGGGATGA
- a CDS encoding ABC transporter ATP-binding protein, translated as MTLLELTGVDASVAGFDVTHDVSLTVGEGEAVGLVGRNGAGKTTTFRSIMGLADVTGGSIRFRDEELTDLPADRIPGRGLGYQPEDRKLFTGMTVDENLRLPIWSLGDERGIEDEDAVVDDVYEVFPELEERREANVENLSGGQAKMTAVGRALALQPDLLLLDEPLEGLAPVVVSNLKQHITAINDLGIAVLVAESNATHVPDVVDRIYVIERGEIVASGDPNELVEEPEIQKLMQGSGM; from the coding sequence ATGACGCTCCTCGAACTGACCGGCGTCGACGCCTCAGTCGCCGGGTTCGATGTCACGCACGACGTGTCGCTCACGGTCGGCGAAGGCGAGGCCGTCGGTCTCGTCGGTCGCAACGGCGCTGGGAAGACGACGACATTCAGGAGCATCATGGGTCTCGCAGACGTGACCGGTGGCTCGATTCGCTTCCGTGACGAGGAGTTGACCGACTTGCCAGCCGACCGTATCCCCGGCCGCGGACTCGGCTACCAACCCGAAGACCGCAAACTGTTCACGGGGATGACCGTCGACGAGAACCTTCGATTGCCCATCTGGTCGCTCGGCGACGAGCGAGGAATCGAGGACGAAGACGCCGTCGTAGACGATGTCTACGAGGTGTTCCCGGAACTCGAAGAGCGCCGTGAAGCGAACGTCGAGAACCTGAGTGGCGGGCAAGCGAAGATGACTGCGGTCGGGAGAGCGCTCGCGCTCCAGCCCGACCTGTTGCTCCTCGACGAACCGCTGGAAGGACTCGCACCCGTAGTTGTCTCGAACCTCAAGCAACATATTACGGCCATCAACGACCTCGGCATCGCGGTCTTGGTTGCCGAGTCGAACGCGACCCACGTCCCCGATGTCGTCGACCGAATCTACGTCATCGAGCGTGGCGAAATCGTCGCCAGCGGTGACCCGAACGAACTCGTCGAAGAGCCGGAGATTCAGAAATTAATGCAGGGAAGCGGGATGTAG
- a CDS encoding ABC transporter ATP-binding protein, with protein MLRADSLQKSFGSVRATDDVTVEFGRTEGEMVFIVGPNGAGKTTLINLLTGHLEPDSGRVLLDEEDVTQLSPDERVHAGLVRSFQVVKLFEEMTVRENVRTAVLSKQRLTRSMFSLKDEHDGVESTVDGLIDNFGLAEHADTVAEELAHGTRKLLDVAMSFGLDPEYLLLDEPTAGVSTREKEYVIDTIAEVSREEGVTTVTIEHDMDIVTEYADRVVALHQGGIHGEGPPAILETDDELRRLLLGVEA; from the coding sequence ATGCTCCGCGCGGATTCTCTCCAGAAGTCGTTCGGCAGCGTCCGCGCCACCGACGATGTAACCGTCGAGTTCGGGAGGACGGAGGGCGAGATGGTGTTTATCGTCGGTCCCAACGGGGCCGGAAAGACGACACTCATCAACCTCCTGACTGGACACCTCGAACCGGATTCTGGGCGCGTGCTTCTCGACGAAGAGGACGTGACACAACTCTCTCCAGACGAGCGCGTTCACGCGGGACTCGTGCGGAGCTTTCAGGTCGTGAAACTTTTCGAGGAGATGACCGTCCGCGAGAACGTGCGGACGGCGGTCCTCTCGAAGCAACGGCTCACGCGAAGCATGTTCAGCCTCAAAGACGAACACGACGGGGTCGAGTCGACTGTCGACGGACTCATCGACAACTTCGGACTCGCCGAACACGCCGACACGGTCGCAGAAGAGCTCGCGCACGGGACGCGTAAACTCCTCGACGTTGCAATGTCGTTCGGTCTCGACCCGGAGTATCTCCTTCTCGACGAACCCACCGCGGGAGTCTCGACGCGAGAAAAGGAGTACGTCATCGACACGATTGCCGAGGTGAGCCGCGAAGAAGGCGTCACGACGGTCACAATCGAACACGACATGGATATCGTCACCGAGTATGCCGACCGAGTCGTCGCGCTCCATCAGGGCGGTATCCACGGCGAAGGACCACCAGCTATCCTTGAGACGGACGACGAACTCCGTCGCTTACTCTTGGGGGTGGAAGCATGA
- a CDS encoding branched-chain amino acid ABC transporter permease — MTERSRPGLVSHNGETRIRVMKGLELTKRQAVLVLVGLLFAFAIPDLALMTPSLQLTVVHQGLLFGLAAVGLNLLLRHTRLVSFGHAAFFGTGAYTTAVLAAKYDVSSFTVLLVAAVVVATLVAGIIGYLSLRHTGLYFSLLTLAFGQLLYALVQGQSFFGSSDGLPVRPGEARQPLVFGLALDPEAYAVVLYYLTIVILVVSLLVMWRLVKSPFGNALDAIGQDRTRAQFIGIPVRRYVWTAFVISGIYGGVAGALYAMVQQHVRPGPVLYFLRSGDILFMAILGGFQTLLGPLVGGVILVFLQDVGRDVTAYFDALTGFALLVIVFGLPRGLVGSLRSGGLLSGAGRDFREDPTVITVWVSNGLASLIRSVREWISDVRSALGVR; from the coding sequence ATGACTGAACGGTCGCGCCCGGGGCTGGTCTCTCACAATGGAGAGACACGCATCCGTGTGATGAAGGGTCTCGAACTCACGAAGCGGCAAGCCGTACTCGTGCTCGTAGGGTTGCTCTTCGCATTTGCCATCCCCGACCTCGCATTGATGACGCCGAGTCTACAACTGACCGTCGTCCACCAGGGACTCCTGTTTGGTCTCGCCGCGGTCGGACTCAATCTCCTCCTTCGCCACACGCGACTGGTGTCGTTCGGTCACGCGGCGTTCTTCGGCACCGGTGCGTACACGACGGCCGTGCTCGCGGCGAAGTACGACGTCAGTTCGTTCACGGTTCTTCTGGTCGCTGCGGTCGTCGTAGCGACGCTCGTCGCGGGGATTATCGGGTATCTCTCGCTTCGCCACACGGGACTGTACTTCTCGCTTCTGACGCTGGCGTTCGGGCAACTCCTGTACGCGCTCGTTCAGGGACAGTCCTTCTTCGGGTCGAGCGACGGACTTCCAGTTCGCCCCGGCGAGGCGCGCCAACCACTCGTCTTCGGTCTCGCACTCGACCCGGAGGCGTACGCAGTGGTCCTGTACTACCTGACTATCGTTATCCTCGTGGTGTCGCTCCTCGTGATGTGGCGGCTGGTGAAGTCGCCGTTCGGGAACGCCCTCGACGCCATCGGACAGGACCGAACCCGCGCACAATTTATCGGAATCCCTGTCCGTCGGTACGTCTGGACCGCGTTCGTCATCTCGGGTATCTACGGCGGCGTCGCGGGCGCGCTCTACGCGATGGTCCAACAGCACGTCAGACCCGGTCCGGTGTTGTACTTCCTGCGCTCGGGAGACATCCTGTTTATGGCTATTCTCGGCGGCTTCCAGACCCTACTGGGCCCGCTCGTGGGTGGTGTCATTCTCGTGTTCTTGCAGGACGTTGGACGCGACGTGACCGCCTACTTCGACGCACTCACTGGATTCGCGCTGCTCGTCATCGTCTTCGGACTCCCGCGTGGACTCGTCGGGTCGCTTCGGTCTGGTGGTCTGTTGTCCGGTGCGGGTCGAGATTTCCGAGAAGACCCGACAGTTATCACAGTGTGGGTCTCGAACGGGCTGGCTAGCCTCATCCGGTCTGTCCGGGAGTGGATTAGCGACGTACGGTCCGCGCTGGGGGTGCGGTAA
- a CDS encoding branched-chain amino acid ABC transporter permease, which translates to MIGLENFVTHTLHGIQYGFVLFLIASGLTIVLGILDVLNLAHGELFALGAYVGFSIIGYLTGLVAPPTTLSTQLVFLGIVLLGAIATAAVLVPVGVFLETTFFRPIYERDEVYQIVLTFALLLIIKDVNKFIWGPSPLRLQDAYGGINSIPLMSLVGLTYPTYNVVIILLGLVTVAALFWFFNRTKTGRIIRATAINREMATAIGVNTSRTFTLVFALGAFFAGFAGALALPPRFASLDMGANPLVLSFVVIVIGGLGSLRGAFVAALLVGVLSRWAIWQYPPAELAAPFAIMAIVLLVRPEGLFGTWGEVA; encoded by the coding sequence ATGATAGGACTCGAAAACTTCGTCACGCACACGCTCCACGGAATCCAGTACGGGTTCGTCTTGTTCCTCATCGCCTCGGGCCTGACCATCGTCCTCGGCATCCTCGACGTGTTAAACCTCGCACACGGCGAGTTGTTCGCGCTCGGTGCCTACGTCGGATTCTCCATCATCGGGTATTTGACTGGGCTCGTCGCCCCGCCCACGACGCTTTCGACACAGCTCGTGTTCCTCGGCATCGTGCTCCTCGGAGCAATCGCGACTGCGGCGGTGCTCGTTCCAGTTGGGGTGTTCCTCGAAACGACGTTCTTCCGACCGATTTACGAGCGCGACGAGGTGTATCAAATCGTCCTCACCTTCGCGTTACTCCTCATCATCAAGGACGTGAACAAGTTCATCTGGGGCCCATCGCCGCTCCGACTGCAAGACGCCTACGGCGGTATCAACTCGATACCCCTGATGTCGCTCGTCGGACTCACGTATCCGACCTACAACGTGGTCATCATCCTCCTTGGATTGGTGACCGTCGCGGCCCTGTTTTGGTTCTTCAACCGGACTAAGACTGGCCGAATCATCCGCGCGACGGCCATCAACCGTGAGATGGCGACCGCAATCGGTGTCAACACCAGTCGAACGTTCACACTCGTATTCGCACTCGGTGCGTTCTTCGCAGGATTCGCCGGTGCACTTGCGCTCCCACCGCGATTCGCTAGCCTCGACATGGGGGCGAACCCGCTCGTGCTGTCGTTCGTCGTCATCGTCATCGGGGGACTTGGAAGCCTCCGCGGTGCCTTCGTCGCCGCACTACTCGTCGGCGTCCTGAGTCGGTGGGCCATCTGGCAGTACCCTCCGGCGGAACTCGCAGCCCCGTTCGCAATCATGGCAATCGTCCTGCTCGTCCGTCCGGAGGGGCTCTTCGGCACGTGGGGTGAGGTGGCATGA
- a CDS encoding ABC transporter substrate-binding protein: MLKAIGGTALAASLAGCSALVGDDEPSQSGESADVPDKPIQAGLQTFTEGAAAVLGLQTQYGAELAVQRINEAGGIAGREITLEVVEEADAHVENYKQFVDEGKDVTFGPISSGGHAALAPEVENQGVVNVGTDGTVTTLYEETVPDPTYSFRFQNHDVMECVAAARAAVTRLGADNIDTIAGINPNYAFGKDEFGMFKQAIQKLTGAEVVYEGYPDLLAEDMSTHITEVNNNQPDVTFSSNWGGDATTLLNQGAANNMFENTRLVGSVLYSAVNDLSKDVVEQANAVSGSRNFYWGEPTPSRWKPGKQLLTAARDQWDIVPSAHFMSGYGAVTAWATAAEKAVELAGGWPSQEQIARALEGHGFYTPAGYHVMGMGHQGLSNAYYGDMVWDDDLGAPALENVTMNSPPELAPPPGVTASDWISSW, translated from the coding sequence ATGCTCAAAGCAATCGGTGGAACCGCCCTCGCAGCATCGCTCGCAGGGTGTTCGGCGCTCGTCGGCGACGACGAGCCGTCACAATCCGGGGAATCGGCCGATGTTCCCGACAAGCCGATTCAGGCGGGCCTTCAAACGTTCACGGAGGGTGCTGCTGCCGTTCTTGGGTTACAAACACAGTACGGTGCGGAACTGGCAGTGCAACGAATAAACGAGGCTGGTGGTATCGCAGGTCGAGAGATAACGCTGGAGGTCGTCGAAGAGGCCGACGCCCACGTCGAGAACTACAAACAGTTCGTCGATGAGGGGAAAGACGTGACGTTCGGCCCCATCTCGAGTGGCGGCCACGCTGCGCTCGCCCCAGAAGTCGAAAACCAGGGCGTGGTGAACGTCGGAACCGACGGGACAGTGACGACGTTGTACGAAGAGACGGTTCCGGACCCGACGTACTCGTTCCGGTTCCAGAACCACGACGTAATGGAGTGCGTCGCCGCCGCCCGAGCGGCCGTTACCCGACTCGGAGCGGACAACATCGACACCATCGCGGGAATCAATCCGAACTACGCGTTCGGGAAAGACGAGTTCGGCATGTTCAAGCAAGCTATCCAGAAGCTGACCGGTGCGGAAGTCGTCTACGAGGGCTACCCCGACCTCCTCGCAGAGGACATGTCGACTCACATCACCGAAGTCAACAATAACCAACCGGACGTGACGTTCTCGTCGAATTGGGGCGGCGACGCCACTACGCTGTTGAATCAGGGTGCGGCGAACAACATGTTCGAAAATACCCGCCTCGTCGGCTCCGTTCTCTACAGCGCCGTCAACGACCTCAGCAAGGACGTCGTCGAGCAGGCAAACGCCGTCTCCGGGTCGAGAAACTTCTACTGGGGAGAACCGACGCCGTCCCGGTGGAAGCCCGGGAAGCAACTCCTTACAGCAGCACGCGACCAGTGGGATATCGTCCCGAGCGCACACTTCATGAGTGGCTATGGAGCGGTAACCGCTTGGGCGACCGCCGCCGAGAAGGCCGTCGAACTGGCCGGTGGGTGGCCCTCGCAAGAACAGATTGCGCGGGCGCTCGAAGGCCACGGCTTCTACACGCCCGCGGGCTACCACGTCATGGGCATGGGCCACCAGGGCCTCTCGAACGCCTACTACGGCGATATGGTCTGGGACGACGACCTCGGCGCACCCGCACTCGAGAACGTCACGATGAACAGTCCACCCGAACTCGCCCCGCCACCGGGCGTTACGGCATCCGATTGGATTTCGAGTTGGTGA
- a CDS encoding helix-turn-helix domain-containing protein translates to MESLMLDMVQYDCPYIDTTVEHEVSFTGLHWDFNTARQQLEARVLVKAESVETLDASLETLRGHHNMKDYRLLSRRGDQAIIKNAADQTNAMKAVRENDGYLTGAFEASNGSERWHIGFDQNDVVGDALSELDRHNDFTVESRATITFEDYFDLIEHVGPAKSMLEACRSLSTVERQTLETAHRTGYFTTPREATLGTLADEFGISKTAVSKNLRRGQSKLLGEIVEAMGDIDDHD, encoded by the coding sequence ATGGAATCGCTCATGTTGGATATGGTACAGTACGACTGTCCATACATCGACACCACGGTGGAACACGAGGTTTCGTTTACCGGTCTCCACTGGGATTTTAATACGGCCCGGCAACAGCTCGAGGCGCGCGTGTTAGTGAAAGCGGAGAGCGTCGAAACGCTCGACGCCAGCCTCGAAACACTCCGCGGGCATCACAATATGAAGGACTACCGCCTGCTCTCTCGACGGGGAGACCAGGCTATCATCAAGAACGCGGCGGACCAGACGAACGCGATGAAAGCGGTTCGGGAAAACGACGGGTATCTCACGGGTGCGTTCGAAGCCAGTAACGGAAGTGAACGCTGGCACATCGGGTTCGACCAGAACGACGTGGTCGGCGACGCGCTCTCGGAACTCGACCGTCACAACGATTTTACCGTCGAGTCGCGGGCGACGATTACGTTCGAGGACTACTTCGACCTCATCGAGCACGTGGGACCGGCAAAGTCGATGTTAGAGGCCTGTCGGTCCCTGTCGACGGTCGAACGTCAGACACTCGAAACCGCCCACAGAACCGGGTATTTCACTACCCCGCGTGAGGCGACCCTCGGAACACTCGCCGACGAGTTCGGCATCTCCAAGACCGCCGTCTCGAAGAACCTCCGTCGCGGACAGAGCAAATTACTCGGCGAAATCGTCGAGGCGATGGGCGACATCGATGACCACGACTGA
- a CDS encoding heavy-metal-associated domain-containing protein, which translates to MSTTISVTGMTCEHCEQRVAEALAEVSGVASATADREAEAATVEGDVDSADLVAAVEDAGYEASV; encoded by the coding sequence ATGAGTACGACAATCTCAGTTACGGGTATGACCTGTGAACACTGTGAGCAACGCGTCGCAGAGGCACTCGCCGAGGTTTCGGGTGTCGCTTCCGCGACCGCCGACCGCGAGGCTGAAGCCGCGACGGTCGAAGGGGACGTTGACTCCGCTGACCTCGTCGCCGCCGTCGAGGACGCGGGCTACGAGGCGAGCGTCTGA
- a CDS encoding AsnC family transcriptional regulator, whose protein sequence is MRNLDETDLRILELLAEDARRPFSDISAEVDLSAPAVSDRIDRLREEGVIRRFTVDLDQSTLSGGTPVLVRLAVRPAFVDDVRDTLRDAEPVEHLFVSADGDVTFHARLGSDSIRAELHELLDLSTVRDYEVSLVESAEWTPTVNGTGFALECAECGNTVTSEGERARIGGTLYHFCCSSCLGRFEDRYDRLEAGAQASEN, encoded by the coding sequence ATGCGCAACCTCGACGAGACGGACCTCCGTATCCTCGAACTCCTCGCCGAAGACGCTCGGAGACCGTTCAGCGACATCTCGGCCGAAGTTGACCTCTCCGCACCAGCAGTCTCCGACCGAATCGACCGCCTCCGCGAAGAGGGAGTCATCCGGCGGTTCACCGTCGACCTCGACCAATCCACGCTCTCGGGTGGCACACCCGTCCTCGTCCGACTCGCCGTCCGTCCGGCATTTGTCGACGACGTACGCGACACGCTGCGGGATGCCGAACCCGTCGAACACCTGTTCGTCTCCGCCGACGGAGACGTGACGTTTCACGCCAGACTGGGCAGCGATTCGATTCGCGCCGAGTTGCACGAACTGCTGGACCTCTCGACCGTTCGCGACTACGAGGTTAGCCTCGTCGAGTCCGCAGAGTGGACGCCGACGGTCAACGGAACCGGATTTGCGCTGGAGTGTGCGGAGTGCGGTAACACCGTGACGAGCGAGGGTGAGCGCGCTCGTATCGGCGGCACGCTCTATCACTTCTGTTGTTCGTCCTGTCTGGGTCGCTTCGAAGACCGGTACGACCGACTCGAAGCGGGCGCACAGGCGAGTGAAAACTGA